The genomic DNA aagcaatctacagattcaatgcaatacccatcaaaatcccaacacaattcttcacagactttgaaagaacaattctcaattttatatggagaaacaaaagacccagaatagccaaaacatccctatacaaaaactaacttctggaggcatcaccatccctgacttcaagctctattaaagagctatagtcctgaaaacagcttggtattggcacaaaaataggctggtagaccaatggaatagaattgaaaaccctgatattaacccatacacatatgaacacctgatgtttgacaaaaaatccaaatttatacgatggaacaaagagaacatcttcaacaaatagtgctggcataactgggtgcagacatgtagaagactgcagttaaacgaaagcctatcgccttgcacaaaacataagtcaaaatggatcaaagatctcaacataaatccagctacactgaacctattagaagacaaagtgggaaatacccttgaattaatcggtacaggagaccgattcctgaacattacaccagtagcacagacactgaggtcaacaattgataaatgggacctcctgaaactgagaagcttctgtaaggcaaaggagacagtcagcaagacaaaatggcagcccacagaatgggaaaagatattcaccaaccccacatctgacagagggctgatctccaaaatatacaaagaactcaagaagctagtcccccaaacaccaaacaacccaattaaaaagtggggtacagaactaaatagacaattctcaatagaggaatctaaaatggctgaaagacacatgagaaagtgttcaacatcctgagtcatcagggaaatgcaaatcaaaacaactctgagataccatcttactcctgtcagaatggctaaaatgaaaaataccaatgacagtttatgctggagaggattcggagaaaggggaacattcctccactgctggtgggagtgccaacttgtacagtcactgtggaaatcagtgtgtggactcctcaagaaaatgggaatgagtctaccacaagatccagcaattccactcctaggcatatacccaaaagaagcacattcatataacaaggacatatgttcaaccatgttcatagcagcgttatttgtaatagccagaaactggaagcagcctagatgcccctcaaccgaagatagagaaattgtggtacatttacacaatggagtactactcagcagaaaaaaacaatagaatcttgaaatttgtaggaaaatggatggaactcgaagaaaccattctgagcgaggtaacccaatcacaaaaagacaaacatgatatgtactcactcatatgtggacctgctttatgatacatagtagtgaccttgttttatcagagctgtttttaatgatgttgttcagaatggtttcctctcagatgatgactgagaagctaattaaaaaaaattgtgccaagtaccacaagagtaacagactgtgctgttttctgggattttgttttttactttgttgttgttgctgctgtttgtttgttttgtttgttttttgtttttttaaaatggagtgtgctagatgtctctacaattttgttcaaatgactgcagaacctggaaaagctgttgctgctattgatgcataacatattgccattattgctctctctctctctctctctctctctctctctctatatatatatatatatatatatatatatatatatatatgctaattgaaactcaaatatgtgatgaatccaaggtgtttcagtgagtgctcacctgtgcatgcaaatttgatttcatctttagtaagtagtaaagttgtatgcttgccaaaaaataaataaataaatgaataaataagtgacacactggaagacaaatgtaacacaatatcaattttatgtgtaacctggaaatgatgaacttatgggaacagagagcagaattgtggctattaagcttcaatgtgggtcttttaacaatggggaaatgattagtttaaggatataaaactgcagttggacaagaggcatgaactctctgaagtcttgaggtctactgagagcataataaatatggttgataacaatatgctatattttaaaagttgtgagatagtatactttaagtgttctcaaaacaaaaattatgaatatgtgtgatataacatgttaattggtttaatttagccaagccattgtgaacatactgtattctgtatcataattgtgcatgactttatttatgagctaaataaatgaatgacaaaaaagaaaagaaaataggataTACAGAATGCAAGAAAGGTAAAAATTCTTGAGGcaaaatacagatttaaaaacaGGTTAAAGTAAGTAATAAGAGCTAGTGTGACAAGTATAAGGCCAAGCATTTAGGAGCAAtgataaatctctgtgtcatgatttggggactggtggtccaagaaagcctgttAGACATACCTGACTTGATTTTACTAAAGTTTAAATAAGGTTCAGATATTTAAGCTTTGAAATATTTGTGTTGAAGATGTTAAACTTGCTCCCTAGTACACAGAAAAGGTGTATTAGTAAGTGATAAGCAGAAAATAGACTCCGTATGtagtgaatgaaaacaaaaactgaccTAATCTACACTgagaaaatttattatttttgtatcaaCAGCAAACAATTAAAACTCACAGCTGAAATACAGTGTAATGATCACTCTATACAAATGTCACTACAATGTCTACCTTAAACTTTCTCCTCATTCATCATCCCATTCTTGTCACTGCCTGGAAACTCATGCCCTTTTGAATATAACTACCCTCACACTTTATTACCAATCTACTAGATTTGATTTCTCAGAAAGTATCTCTACACAGGATATTAAAGATGACAACAAaattattgtttccattttattgtatTGAAAATTAGCAAAATTAAGTAAATTCCCAAATATATTCAACCATatttattctaatttaaaattaggaTTATCCAAAGTTCAAATCATGTTTAAACTCTTTTATTTTGATATACTTTAAACTATAACCTTTAGATACCATTGCTATTTGACTGCCTAGCTACATGTACCATTGATTTATAGACTTTCTTCTAACCAACTAATATACTTATCTATTACCCTCAAAcctaaatttaaataaactggGGCTGTGGAAAATGCTATGGCTCCATGTATTCCATCCTCTATATGGTCATGTGTGACTGGAACTCCAGCATTTCTGAGTCGGGTGACATAAATAAGTCCATCATCTCTTAGGATGTCGTGTTCACATGTGAGGACATAAGTTAATGGCAATCTCTGTAACTGGGAGTCAGTGACTATCAGAGGAGATACTCTACTATCAACAAGTCCTGGATAGGAAGCATTCAGTTTTCCAATAATGGGCTCCCTGTAAACATGGATCTTTTTATACTTTGCAGGAAGAAAGTCACTCCAGTTAACAAATTTGAACAGGTGTCTTGATCCTTCAGGCATGTATTCATTTTTCAGTATTGCCTTTGGCAGTTCTTCATCTTCTGTTAAATATAGACATGACACCTTAATTGCTACCTTCCTTGACAGAAAGGGACCGTGTTGATACTGTTGATAAGATGGCATCATGGTATCAATTGCCTGTAGTCCAGGGTATATCAAGGCTTGTGCCTTAagcttgtttttgtattttggatCATCCTGTAGctgtaaataaaacacataatAAGTCAATAGCTCTCAAAAAAGGATTGGAAAGTTTGTTTTACTATCTCAaggtaaataaatttataaaactgAAACAGTGTCTGGTGATTCTCTCATAACATTTACTCATTGTTTGAAAATTGAGAATGTCATCTGACCTTCTTCACACTTGCCAAGCAAACAGGAGAATGAACGAGAATCCTACTAAAGATGACAGAATggttatgtttaaaatatattttttgtttttgctaacaagttatttttatgtgtctagaACATATGGTCTTCCTGTATCAGCCTCCTATGAGATCTAAACATGGGCATGTGTCATCATGTCCAGCTTGCTTATCTAAATTTTTGACCTACAGTAATCTAAAATAGCAGAAACAATAAAAGTAACATGTAAACAGCATGTCAAACACCCATTCAAATGGAGCATAGTCATTTGTTGTTACTTGTTGCAAACAATCTTATCCTATGTCTTACTTTTAGCTATTAGTATTATAACATGgcagaaaatgcaaagaataaTTCATGAAAATCAGAAGAGCAGAAGAAAGTAGTGGACTAGTTTATGTGTTGTTGGAGACTGTGAGAGTTACAGCAGATGACATCAAGTGTTCAGATGTTAACTCGCCAGAGGAGTAATTTTTTGATGAGGTTAATCCTGTTCGGGCAAGGCCTATAGGACCATGGACTCTGGAAATTGTTGCTCTCATTTGCTAAAGCAGCTTGGTGTCTCCCCAATACCTGCGTTGTAGTTTGTAATCTCATGTTATGTGTATAAGTAACCTCATGATTAATTTTAATCTTGTCGGTACATGTATCGGTTGATGGTCAGGAAAATAGGTTTTTATTAtctgtataatttttatatatagaaaatatactaagAAATTTTTCATGGCTAGATCTGTTTGTTCCATGAAACATtggaaacatttaactggaaaCATTAAAAAGCCTGCgttgttccttttgtttcaaGTAATTGTACACAATTAGCTCATTTTTACCTCAGAGCAAGTTTAAACTACActaaaggctttttaaaaatagatcataaatttaaaactttGCATCTATGCACAAGGTCATAGTTGCAGGTGTCTAACCAGGTTGCTACACAAAGCATCTtaagaaaagcatgccaattTTTTGCTTGTCAAGTCTAGCTGACAACAGACCTATGTCTCAAGTTTGTCATTGGATACTGTGCCCCTCCCCCTTGTCTGGTCACTGTCTTACTCCTATAACCTTGGAACCTTACATTGTCATGGTAAATGGCTCAGCTACTTATTGATTACattaggaatgtgcttttgaccaatgagaaGTAACTTGTAATTTTTTATCCCTTAAAGTCTCCT from Cricetulus griseus strain 17A/GY chromosome 1 unlocalized genomic scaffold, alternate assembly CriGri-PICRH-1.0 chr1_0, whole genome shotgun sequence includes the following:
- the LOC100771391 gene encoding arylacetamide deacetylase-like 2 encodes the protein MRYKTLFFGLSCILFAYYIYTPIPENIEEYWKVRIIDAGTKISSLMGTLFENMGIMKFEDFFNILMKLQNIKPVSDENITVIDTDFSSIPVRLYLPKRKSERQRPAVIYIHGGAFCFGSRKMLPYDFLNRLTANKLDAVVIVPDYRLAPQYPFPAAIEDCVSVVKFFLQDKVLEKYGVDPSRICISGDSSGGTLVAAVTQLLQDDPKYKNKLKAQALIYPGLQAIDTMMPSYQQYQHGPFLSRKVAIKVSCLYLTEDEELPKAILKNEYMPEGSRHLFKFVNWSDFLPAKYKKIHVYREPIIGKLNASYPGLVDSRVSPLIVTDSQLQRLPLTYVLTCEHDILRDDGLIYVTRLRNAGVPVTHDHIEDGIHGAIAFSTAPVYLNLGLRVIDKYISWLEESL